From one Rhizobium rosettiformans genomic stretch:
- a CDS encoding nucleotidyltransferase family protein — translation MRPSEVLEKNRQVIRDVTARHKATNPRVFGSVARGEDGPDSDLDILVDGLPGMTLFDLGGLQAEMEDLLPCRVDIVSSGGLKERLRARILAEARAI, via the coding sequence ATGCGACCGTCCGAAGTGCTGGAGAAGAACAGGCAAGTGATCCGCGATGTGACGGCACGTCACAAGGCGACAAACCCCCGCGTCTTCGGTTCTGTCGCCAGAGGCGAAGACGGGCCGGACAGCGATCTCGATATCTTGGTGGATGGCCTTCCCGGCATGACGCTATTCGACCTCGGCGGGCTACAGGCCGAGATGGAGGACCTGCTGCCCTGTCGGGTCGACATCGTCTCCTCGGGCGGCTTGAAAGAGCGGCTGCGAGCGCGGATCCTCGCTGAGGCTCGCGCCATATGA
- a CDS encoding DUF2735 domain-containing protein has product MTTNMVRESAKIYEFPVRDLARLNAMRERQTPKPVIYESGSASWYHEEAIREAERAPKQ; this is encoded by the coding sequence ATGACAACGAACATGGTTCGGGAATCGGCGAAGATCTACGAATTCCCGGTGCGTGACCTGGCCCGGCTGAACGCCATGCGTGAGCGCCAGACGCCGAAACCCGTGATCTATGAGAGCGGTTCGGCAAGCTGGTATCACGAGGAAGCGATCCGCGAAGCCGAACGGGCGCCGAAGCAGTAA
- a CDS encoding CopG family ribbon-helix-helix protein has translation MATGSHLTIELNQDVEAKLLELSAATDRSQAELANVALMSYLDRELKTVDGIRRGLADIKSGDLVDHDKAMDELDAVIEAAEAARL, from the coding sequence ATGGCCACCGGATCACACCTGACGATCGAACTCAACCAGGATGTCGAAGCGAAGCTGTTGGAGCTTTCCGCCGCGACCGATCGCAGCCAGGCGGAACTGGCAAACGTTGCGCTGATGAGCTATCTTGACCGGGAGCTGAAGACTGTCGACGGCATTCGCCGAGGGCTGGCTGATATCAAGAGCGGCGATCTTGTTGACCACGACAAAGCCATGGACGAGCTCGACGCCGTGATCGAAGCAGCCGAAGCGGCACGACTGTGA
- the puuD gene encoding urate hydroxylase PuuD, with the protein MYEYAIAWEWLNFAVRWLHVITAIAWIGSSFYFIALDLGLVKRPGLPVGAYGEEWQVHGGGFYHIQKYLVAPASMPEHLTWFKWESYATWLSGFALLAVVYYGGADLFLIDRTVLDIEPWQAIALSVGSLAVGWILYDLLCKSPLGRNTWGLMAFLYVVLIAMAWGYTQVFTGRAAFLHLGAFTATIMSANVFFIIIPNQKIVVADLIAGRTPDPKYGVIAKQRSLHNNYLTLPVIFFMLSNHYPLAFATEFNWIIAALVFLMGVTIRHWFNTTHARKGKPTWTWLVTVLLFIVIMWLSTVPKVLTGEEEQVGLSTREQTFVANGHFEAVRDVVQGRCSMCHAAEPVWEGIARAPKNVKLETDGEIAAHAREIYLQAGRSHAMPPGNITDLSSEERKLLVAWYETTVEGK; encoded by the coding sequence ATGTATGAATACGCGATTGCCTGGGAATGGCTGAACTTTGCCGTCCGCTGGCTGCACGTCATCACGGCCATCGCCTGGATCGGCTCGTCCTTCTATTTCATTGCGCTCGATCTCGGCCTGGTGAAGCGCCCAGGCCTGCCCGTCGGCGCCTATGGCGAGGAATGGCAGGTGCATGGCGGCGGCTTCTACCATATCCAGAAGTACCTGGTCGCGCCCGCCTCAATGCCGGAGCATCTGACCTGGTTCAAATGGGAAAGCTATGCCACCTGGCTCTCGGGCTTCGCACTGCTCGCCGTGGTCTATTATGGCGGCGCCGATCTCTTCCTCATCGACCGCACGGTCCTCGATATCGAACCATGGCAGGCCATTGCCCTGTCCGTCGGGTCGCTGGCCGTCGGCTGGATCCTCTATGATCTCCTGTGCAAGTCGCCGCTCGGCCGCAACACTTGGGGCCTGATGGCCTTTCTCTATGTCGTGCTGATCGCCATGGCATGGGGATATACGCAAGTGTTCACCGGCCGCGCCGCCTTCCTGCATCTCGGTGCGTTTACCGCCACCATCATGTCGGCCAATGTCTTCTTCATCATCATCCCGAACCAGAAGATCGTCGTCGCCGACTTGATCGCTGGCCGCACGCCCGATCCGAAATACGGCGTGATCGCCAAGCAGCGCTCGCTGCACAACAACTACCTGACGTTGCCCGTCATCTTCTTCATGCTGTCGAACCATTATCCGCTGGCCTTTGCCACGGAGTTCAACTGGATCATCGCAGCCCTCGTCTTCCTGATGGGCGTCACCATCCGCCACTGGTTCAACACCACCCATGCCCGCAAGGGCAAGCCGACCTGGACCTGGCTGGTAACGGTACTGCTCTTCATCGTCATCATGTGGCTCTCGACGGTGCCAAAGGTGCTGACGGGCGAGGAAGAGCAGGTGGGGCTTTCGACCCGTGAACAGACCTTTGTTGCAAACGGCCATTTCGAAGCCGTGCGCGATGTCGTACAGGGCCGCTGTTCGATGTGCCACGCAGCCGAACCCGTCTGGGAAGGCATTGCGCGGGCACCGAAGAACGTGAAACTCGAGACGGACGGCGAGATCGCTGCCCATGCCCGTGAAATCTATCTCCAGGCCGGCCGCAGCCATGCCATGCCGCCCGGGAACATCACCGATCTCTCGAGCGAAGAGCGCAAGCTGCTCGTCGCCTGGTACGAGACGACGGTTGAAGGCAAATGA
- a CDS encoding type II toxin-antitoxin system RelE/ParE family toxin, translated as MGQKPTGRPGRVTGTWEKSVPGLPYILAYTMIAAETPETVVILRVIHAARDWQSESWPA; from the coding sequence CTGGGGCAGAAACCGACAGGACGTCCGGGACGTGTCACGGGGACATGGGAAAAATCGGTCCCCGGCCTCCCTTATATCCTCGCCTATACGATGATAGCCGCCGAGACTCCTGAAACGGTCGTAATTCTTCGCGTGATCCATGCGGCCCGTGATTGGCAGTCAGAAAGCTGGCCAGCCTGA
- the uraH gene encoding hydroxyisourate hydrolase has translation MTGLTTHVLDTALGKPAQGLRIQLMRMNGEEAELIKTVFTNDDGRVDGGPMLIGEEFQVGQYELLFHAGDYLKGTGATLTDPPFLDVIPIRFGISDTTAHYHVPLLLSPYGYSTYRGS, from the coding sequence ATGACCGGCCTCACCACCCATGTCCTCGACACGGCCCTCGGCAAGCCCGCCCAGGGACTTCGCATCCAGTTGATGCGGATGAATGGCGAGGAGGCGGAGCTGATCAAGACCGTCTTCACCAATGACGACGGGCGCGTCGACGGCGGGCCGATGCTGATCGGCGAGGAATTCCAGGTCGGGCAGTATGAACTGCTCTTTCATGCCGGGGATTATCTGAAGGGGACGGGAGCCACGCTCACGGATCCGCCCTTCCTCGACGTGATCCCGATCCGCTTCGGCATTTCCGACACTACGGCGCATTACCACGTGCCTTTGCTGCTCTCGCCCTATGGTTACTCCACCTATCGAGGAAGCTGA
- a CDS encoding LysR substrate-binding domain-containing protein, with protein MKLSRQLPLNALRVFEAVGRLMSFTRAGDELGMTQTAVSYQIKLLEEHVGEPLFWRRPRQIGLTETGQRLHPKVAEALGLMADAVADARQEAEDILEIRSTPTFASHWLARHIGAFQLQHPGLAVRILRIEKPMDLREDNADVAIWRGERPPADLEAQELFRLQFAPMLSPKLAETIGGVKTPADFLKLPLIIGGGEWWRAWLKAAGIDNTSLGITTIDTYGALDLEGNAAIAGHGVALLSRFFHQDDLDAGRLIMPFDISKKDDKTYWLVYPKSRRKSAKVQAFRQWMNETLPPWIAPAGSADQ; from the coding sequence ATGAAACTGTCGCGACAACTGCCGCTAAACGCGCTTCGTGTCTTCGAGGCCGTCGGGCGGCTCATGAGTTTCACCCGCGCGGGCGACGAGCTCGGCATGACCCAGACGGCCGTCAGCTATCAGATCAAGCTGCTGGAGGAGCATGTCGGAGAGCCACTGTTCTGGCGCCGACCACGGCAGATAGGGCTGACGGAGACGGGCCAGCGGTTGCATCCAAAAGTGGCGGAAGCGCTCGGCCTTATGGCGGATGCTGTCGCGGACGCCAGGCAGGAGGCGGAAGACATTTTGGAGATCCGCTCGACGCCGACCTTTGCCTCACATTGGCTGGCGCGCCATATCGGAGCCTTCCAGCTTCAGCATCCGGGTTTGGCCGTACGCATCCTACGCATCGAAAAACCGATGGACCTTCGCGAGGACAATGCCGATGTCGCCATCTGGCGCGGCGAGAGACCACCGGCGGATCTGGAGGCGCAGGAGCTTTTCCGCCTGCAGTTCGCGCCCATGCTGAGCCCGAAGCTGGCCGAAACCATCGGCGGCGTGAAGACGCCGGCAGATTTTCTCAAACTGCCACTGATCATCGGTGGCGGCGAATGGTGGCGGGCATGGCTCAAGGCTGCCGGCATCGACAACACGAGCCTTGGCATCACCACAATCGATACCTATGGCGCGCTGGACCTAGAAGGAAACGCGGCCATTGCCGGCCATGGCGTGGCGCTTCTCAGCCGTTTCTTCCACCAAGATGATCTTGATGCCGGCCGTCTGATCATGCCGTTCGACATTTCCAAGAAAGACGACAAGACCTACTGGCTGGTCTATCCGAAAAGCCGGCGCAAATCGGCTAAGGTGCAGGCATTCCGCCAATGGATGAATGAAACGCTGCCGCCCTGGATCGCACCTGCGGGATCAGCTGATCAATAA
- a CDS encoding HepT-like ribonuclease domain-containing protein — MTPEERLLDNLIDMEEAAAEAIGFLDGVSFEAFENDLLRQRAVAMTFVLIAAAAARIQARFPDIASEQPEIAWAQMRGLRNLVVHQYDRLDWRQVWDTVQRDLPKLVRQIDQLRHPHIQGE; from the coding sequence ATGACGCCCGAAGAGCGGCTGCTCGATAATCTCATAGACATGGAGGAGGCCGCGGCGGAAGCCATAGGGTTCCTCGATGGGGTGAGTTTCGAGGCGTTCGAGAATGATCTGCTGCGCCAGCGCGCGGTGGCCATGACCTTCGTTCTGATTGCTGCAGCCGCCGCCCGTATCCAGGCGCGGTTTCCCGATATTGCCTCTGAGCAACCCGAGATCGCCTGGGCACAAATGCGGGGGCTGCGTAATCTTGTGGTCCATCAATATGACCGGCTGGATTGGCGTCAGGTCTGGGATACGGTGCAGCGTGACCTTCCGAAACTGGTTCGCCAGATCGACCAACTCCGCCATCCGCATATCCAGGGAGAATAA
- the guaD gene encoding guanine deaminase, producing the protein MTTETLIRGRLLSFNRAPEHAGDSESYLYEEDGALLVRNGKIAAVGTYAEVKPKAGGEATEIDHRPHLILPGLIDCHVHFPQMQVIASYAANLLEWLNTYTFPEECRFVESAHAQRIATQFFDEFLRQGTTTAVAYCSVHKASADAFFAESLKRGTLMIGGKVMMDRNAPQGLLDTPQLGYDETRAVIEEWHGKGRNHVAITPRFAITSTPEQMAMTQKLAEEFPDLHIQTHLSENHDEIRYTCELYPDATDYTDIYARYGLLRKKALFGHAIHLSEREADAMAESGAVAVHCPTSNLFLGSGLFPLKAIQRREKPVTVAVATDIGGGSSYSMLKTMDEAYKIQQLLGERMNPLESFYHMTLGNAVALDLADRIGTLDEGTDADIVVLNAAATPAMRLRMETVTSLTEELFLLQTLGDDRAVVETYVAGKASKPQSGL; encoded by the coding sequence ATGACAACTGAGACCCTGATCCGTGGCCGCCTCCTCTCTTTCAACCGTGCACCTGAGCATGCCGGCGACAGCGAGAGCTATCTCTACGAGGAAGACGGCGCGCTGCTGGTCCGCAATGGCAAGATTGCTGCTGTGGGCACCTATGCGGAGGTGAAGCCAAAGGCCGGTGGAGAAGCGACCGAGATCGACCATCGCCCGCATCTGATCCTGCCTGGCCTGATCGACTGCCATGTGCATTTCCCGCAGATGCAGGTGATCGCCTCCTATGCCGCCAATCTCCTGGAATGGCTGAACACCTATACCTTCCCCGAGGAATGCCGCTTCGTCGAAAGCGCGCATGCGCAGCGGATCGCGACGCAATTCTTCGACGAATTCCTGCGCCAGGGCACGACGACGGCGGTGGCCTATTGCTCGGTACACAAGGCGTCTGCCGATGCCTTCTTTGCCGAGAGCCTGAAGCGCGGCACGCTGATGATTGGCGGCAAGGTGATGATGGATCGGAACGCACCGCAGGGTCTGCTCGACACACCGCAGCTTGGGTACGACGAGACCCGCGCCGTGATCGAAGAGTGGCATGGCAAGGGCCGCAACCACGTCGCCATCACCCCCCGCTTTGCCATCACCTCGACACCCGAGCAGATGGCGATGACGCAGAAGCTGGCGGAAGAATTTCCGGACCTGCATATCCAGACGCATCTGTCCGAGAACCACGACGAGATCCGCTACACCTGCGAACTCTATCCTGACGCCACTGACTATACCGACATCTATGCGCGCTATGGTCTGCTGCGGAAAAAGGCCCTCTTCGGCCATGCGATCCACCTATCGGAGCGCGAAGCGGATGCCATGGCGGAGAGCGGTGCGGTCGCGGTCCATTGCCCGACCTCGAACCTCTTCCTCGGCTCCGGCCTCTTTCCGCTGAAGGCAATCCAGCGCAGAGAGAAACCCGTGACGGTCGCGGTCGCCACCGATATCGGCGGCGGCTCCAGCTATTCCATGCTGAAGACCATGGACGAGGCCTACAAGATCCAGCAACTGCTCGGCGAACGCATGAACCCGCTGGAAAGCTTCTACCACATGACGCTCGGCAATGCCGTGGCGCTCGATCTGGCAGACAGGATCGGCACGCTGGACGAAGGCACAGACGCAGATATCGTCGTGCTCAATGCCGCCGCGACCCCCGCGATGCGACTGCGGATGGAAACCGTCACATCACTTACCGAAGAACTCTTCCTGCTGCAGACACTGGGCGACGATCGCGCGGTGGTGGAAACCTATGTGGCAGGCAAGGCTTCGAAGCCCCAATCCGGCCTTTGA
- the xdhC gene encoding xanthine dehydrogenase accessory protein XdhC: MSLTTLRVFLAAHQNTVLVEVAETKGSTPRDNGTIMLVAETALWGTIGGGYLEFLAIGHARRLLSGETLAATLDVPLGPEIGQCCGGRTLLKFTRLDRDGNQILLQRLAEERSHFPEVMVFGAGHVGLALAQALAPLPLNVTLIDSRPEIDGEPPEGITFRRVAMPEAEIGKLKPGGAAVILTHDHALDFLIGKEALERTDLAYVGMIGSKTKRATFASFLEREGVGRASLDRLTLPIGGSTVKDKRPAVIAAMVAAELLGVLLNTE, encoded by the coding sequence ATGAGCCTCACCACCCTCCGCGTATTCCTCGCCGCCCATCAAAACACCGTCCTCGTCGAGGTCGCCGAGACCAAGGGATCGACGCCGCGCGACAACGGCACGATCATGCTGGTCGCGGAAACCGCGCTGTGGGGCACGATCGGCGGCGGGTATCTGGAATTCCTGGCGATCGGCCATGCGCGCAGGCTGCTCAGCGGCGAGACGCTTGCTGCAACCCTTGACGTGCCGCTCGGCCCGGAGATCGGTCAGTGCTGCGGTGGACGGACACTTCTGAAGTTCACCCGGCTCGACAGGGACGGCAACCAGATACTCTTGCAACGCCTCGCCGAGGAGCGGTCACATTTCCCCGAGGTCATGGTCTTCGGCGCCGGCCATGTCGGCCTCGCGCTAGCCCAGGCACTCGCCCCTCTCCCGCTGAACGTCACGCTCATCGACTCGCGGCCGGAAATCGATGGCGAACCGCCCGAAGGCATCACCTTCCGCCGCGTCGCCATGCCCGAGGCAGAGATCGGGAAGTTGAAACCCGGCGGTGCCGCCGTCATCCTCACCCACGATCATGCATTGGATTTTCTGATCGGCAAGGAAGCGCTTGAGCGCACCGACCTCGCCTATGTCGGCATGATCGGTTCGAAGACCAAGCGCGCTACCTTCGCTTCCTTCTTGGAGCGCGAGGGCGTGGGGCGTGCAAGCCTGGACCGGCTGACCCTGCCGATCGGCGGCAGCACGGTGAAGGACAAGCGCCCGGCCGTGATCGCGGCGATGGTCGCAGCCGAATTGCTGGGTGTGCTGCTGAATACAGAGTGA
- a CDS encoding glutamine synthetase beta-grasp domain-containing protein: MTKFKLEYIWLDGYKPVANLRGKTQIKEFDSFPTLEQLPLWGFDGSSTMQAEGHSSDCVLKPVAIYPDPARTNGALVMCEVMMPDGVTPHPSNSRATILDDEGAWFGFEQEYFFYENGRPLGFPEQGYPAPQGPYYTGVGYKNVGSIAREIVEEHLDLCLEAGINHEGINAEVAKGQWEFQVFGKGSKKAADQIWIARYLLLRLCETYGIDVEFHCKPLGDTDWNGSGMHCNFSTTFMREVGGKEYFEALMAAFAKNWQDHIDVYGPDNHLRLTGKHETAPWNKFSYGVADRGASIRVPHSFVNNGYKGYLEDRRPNSQGCPYQIASVVLKTIAEVPTADYAKNAA; encoded by the coding sequence ATGACCAAGTTTAAGCTCGAGTATATCTGGCTCGATGGCTACAAGCCGGTAGCGAACCTGCGTGGCAAGACGCAGATCAAGGAATTCGACAGCTTCCCGACCCTGGAACAGCTGCCGCTCTGGGGCTTCGATGGCTCCTCGACGATGCAGGCCGAAGGCCACTCGTCGGACTGCGTGCTGAAGCCGGTCGCCATCTACCCCGACCCGGCTCGTACCAACGGCGCTCTCGTCATGTGCGAAGTCATGATGCCCGATGGCGTCACCCCGCATCCGTCGAACAGCCGCGCCACGATCCTCGACGACGAAGGCGCCTGGTTCGGTTTCGAACAGGAATATTTCTTCTACGAAAACGGTCGTCCGCTCGGCTTCCCGGAGCAGGGCTACCCGGCTCCGCAGGGTCCGTATTACACCGGCGTCGGCTACAAGAATGTCGGCTCGATCGCCCGCGAAATCGTTGAAGAGCATCTCGACCTCTGCCTCGAAGCCGGCATCAACCACGAGGGCATCAATGCCGAAGTGGCCAAGGGCCAGTGGGAATTCCAGGTCTTCGGCAAGGGCTCTAAGAAGGCCGCCGACCAGATCTGGATCGCCCGCTACCTGCTGCTTCGCCTCTGCGAGACCTACGGCATCGACGTGGAATTCCATTGCAAGCCGCTCGGCGACACCGACTGGAACGGTTCGGGCATGCACTGCAACTTCTCGACCACTTTCATGCGCGAAGTGGGCGGCAAGGAATATTTCGAAGCCCTCATGGCCGCCTTTGCCAAGAACTGGCAGGACCACATCGACGTCTACGGTCCGGACAACCATCTGCGCCTGACCGGCAAGCACGAAACGGCTCCGTGGAACAAGTTCTCTTACGGCGTTGCCGACCGTGGCGCCTCGATCCGCGTTCCCCACTCCTTCGTCAACAACGGCTACAAGGGCTATCTCGAAGATCGCCGCCCGAACTCCCAGGGCTGCCCTTACCAGATCGCTTCCGTCGTCCTGAAGACGATCGCCGAAGTGCCGACGGCTGATTACGCCAAGAACGCTGCCTGA
- a CDS encoding metallophosphoesterase family protein has product MRFAAIADIHGNHLALEAVLADIRAQGVDTIVNLGDSFSGPLEAGLTAELLVPLNALTVRGNHDRALIDRPFEAMGDWEKPSYPQLTPAHLDWIRNLPETARLGDEVFLCHATPRDDNTYWTETLSADGIFHLKPLAEIEALADGVDARLLLCGHSHIPRAVQLSDGRLIVNPGSVGCPGFDYDVPVYHKAQAATPFASYAILEKTPRGWQPSFRLVRYDNLAMAELARRHGMMDWVSALSSGWIS; this is encoded by the coding sequence ATGCGATTTGCGGCGATCGCCGATATTCATGGTAATCATCTGGCGCTCGAAGCCGTGCTCGCGGATATCCGGGCGCAGGGAGTCGATACGATCGTCAATCTCGGCGACAGCTTTTCCGGGCCGCTCGAGGCTGGTTTGACCGCTGAATTGCTGGTGCCGCTCAATGCGCTCACTGTGCGCGGCAATCATGATCGAGCGCTCATCGATCGGCCCTTCGAGGCAATGGGGGACTGGGAAAAGCCGAGCTATCCGCAATTGACGCCCGCTCATCTCGACTGGATCCGCAACTTGCCGGAAACGGCTCGCCTTGGTGACGAGGTCTTCCTCTGTCACGCGACGCCACGCGACGATAACACCTATTGGACCGAGACGCTGTCGGCCGACGGCATCTTCCACCTGAAGCCGCTGGCCGAGATCGAAGCCTTGGCGGACGGTGTCGATGCGAGGCTTCTGCTCTGCGGACACAGCCACATTCCGCGCGCCGTGCAACTCAGCGACGGCAGGCTGATCGTCAATCCCGGCAGTGTCGGCTGCCCCGGCTTCGACTATGATGTGCCTGTCTATCACAAGGCTCAGGCGGCAACGCCCTTTGCCAGCTATGCGATCCTGGAGAAGACGCCGCGCGGCTGGCAGCCGAGCTTTCGGCTGGTGCGCTACGACAATCTCGCCATGGCAGAGCTTGCGCGCCGCCACGGCATGATGGATTGGGTCAGTGCCCTCTCCAGCGGCTGGATTTCCTGA
- a CDS encoding ureidoglycolate lyase: MPIDLPIRPLTASDFAPFGEVIGADPSTMRLINGGTTERFHALFSPEIAGEGARVIVNIFRGQPRTFPYEIGMMERHPFGSQSFSPLSGRPFLVAVSSDEDGKPGQPQVFLASPHQGVNYRRNTWHHPLMAIGEVSDFLVVDRDGPGNNLEEYFFDTPFMIREPQI, translated from the coding sequence TTGCCCATCGACCTCCCCATCCGTCCCCTGACGGCATCCGACTTCGCGCCCTTCGGTGAGGTGATCGGGGCCGATCCTTCGACCATGCGACTGATCAATGGCGGCACGACCGAGCGCTTTCATGCGCTGTTTTCGCCGGAGATAGCGGGCGAGGGCGCCCGGGTGATCGTCAATATCTTCCGCGGACAGCCACGCACCTTTCCCTATGAGATCGGCATGATGGAGCGTCATCCTTTCGGCAGCCAGAGTTTTTCGCCGCTGTCGGGCCGGCCGTTTCTCGTGGCCGTCTCCTCGGATGAAGATGGCAAGCCGGGTCAGCCGCAGGTGTTTCTGGCCAGCCCGCATCAGGGCGTGAACTACCGGCGCAACACTTGGCACCATCCCTTGATGGCGATCGGCGAGGTCAGCGATTTCCTGGTTGTCGATCGCGACGGACCCGGCAACAATCTCGAAGAGTATTTCTTCGATACCCCCTTCATGATTCGGGAGCCTCAGATATGA
- a CDS encoding alpha-hydroxy acid oxidase: MAPILEIADLKTLARKRVPKLFFDYADSGSYTEGTYRANESDFSRIKLRQRVLVDMSGRTLETTMVGEKVKMPVALAPTGLTGMQHADGEMLAAKAAEEFGVPFTLSTMSICSIEDVASVTTRPFWFQLYVMRDRDFVMNLIERAKAAKCSALVLTADLQLLGQRHKDIRNSLSAPPRLTPKHLFQMAMRPRWCWNMLQTQRRTFRNIQGHAKNVSDLASLGAWTNEQFDPKLSWKDVEWIKKQWGGKLIIKGILDVEDAKMAAKTGADAIVVSNHGGRQLDGAHSSIAMLPKIVEAVGHKIEVHMDGGIRSGQDVLKAVALGARGTYIGRPFLYGLGAMGKDGVSKALEIIAKEMDVTMALCGKRQLTDVDKSIIAESPF; encoded by the coding sequence ATGGCCCCGATCCTCGAAATCGCAGATCTGAAAACCCTTGCGCGCAAACGCGTGCCGAAACTCTTCTTCGACTATGCCGATAGCGGCTCCTACACCGAGGGCACCTACCGCGCGAACGAGAGCGATTTTTCCAGGATCAAGCTGCGCCAGCGCGTGCTGGTCGACATGAGCGGCCGCACACTCGAAACGACCATGGTCGGCGAGAAGGTGAAGATGCCGGTGGCGCTTGCCCCGACCGGCCTGACCGGCATGCAGCATGCCGATGGCGAGATGCTGGCGGCGAAAGCGGCGGAAGAATTCGGCGTGCCCTTCACGCTGTCCACCATGAGCATCTGCTCGATCGAGGACGTCGCCTCTGTCACCACCCGCCCCTTCTGGTTCCAGCTCTACGTCATGCGCGACCGGGACTTCGTGATGAACCTGATCGAGCGCGCCAAGGCGGCCAAATGCTCGGCCCTGGTTCTGACTGCCGACCTGCAGTTGCTCGGCCAGCGTCACAAGGATATCAGGAACAGCCTCTCCGCCCCGCCGCGATTGACGCCGAAACACCTCTTCCAGATGGCCATGCGCCCGCGTTGGTGCTGGAACATGCTGCAGACCCAGCGCCGCACCTTCCGCAATATCCAGGGTCATGCCAAGAATGTCTCCGATCTTGCCTCGCTCGGCGCCTGGACCAACGAGCAATTCGATCCCAAGCTGTCCTGGAAGGATGTCGAATGGATCAAGAAACAGTGGGGCGGCAAGTTGATCATCAAGGGCATTCTTGATGTCGAAGACGCCAAGATGGCGGCAAAGACTGGCGCTGACGCGATTGTCGTTTCCAACCATGGCGGTCGCCAGCTCGACGGCGCGCATTCTTCCATTGCCATGTTGCCGAAGATCGTCGAGGCCGTCGGGCACAAGATCGAAGTGCATATGGATGGCGGCATCCGCTCCGGCCAGGACGTGCTAAAGGCCGTGGCGCTCGGCGCCCGGGGCACCTATATCGGCCGGCCCTTCCTCTATGGCCTCGGCGCGATGGGCAAGGATGGGGTGAGCAAGGCGCTGGAGATCATTGCCAAGGAGATGGATGTCACCATGGCGCTCTGCGGCAAACGACAGCTTACCGATGTCGACAAGTCGATCATCGCGGAAAGCCCCTTCTGA
- a CDS encoding potassium channel family protein: protein MLLTNLALGTLMISLTVVIHTFGLMGVTHVMAWVTDRIRLHGHRSRLLAMNTVVIGVFAVLTAEVWLWAAAYSLLGVVDDFETALYFSTTTFSTVGFGDVVPHPEWRMLAALEGVNGFLLIGWSTAYLIAAGIRVGPFRSGEHF, encoded by the coding sequence ATGCTGTTGACCAACCTCGCGCTCGGCACGCTGATGATCTCGCTGACGGTGGTCATCCACACCTTCGGCCTGATGGGCGTCACACATGTCATGGCCTGGGTCACCGACCGCATTCGCCTGCATGGCCACAGAAGCCGCCTGCTCGCCATGAACACCGTTGTCATCGGCGTGTTTGCCGTCTTGACGGCGGAAGTCTGGCTCTGGGCCGCCGCCTACAGCCTGCTCGGCGTCGTCGACGATTTCGAGACCGCCCTCTACTTCTCCACCACGACCTTTTCCACCGTCGGTTTCGGCGACGTGGTCCCGCATCCGGAATGGCGCATGCTGGCAGCTCTCGAAGGTGTCAACGGGTTCCTGCTGATCGGCTGGTCGACCGCCTACCTGATTGCCGCCGGCATCCGCGTCGGACCGTTCCGCTCGGGCGAGCATTTCTGA